The sequence CTAGGAACGGGGGTCTCCAAGTCAATCGCCGGCCCTCGGGAGTCCAAACAGGCTCCCCAAACGGAGGGAGGCCTCCGGGACCGGCGGGCGGTGGTCCGGATCACCGGAACGAGAGGCGACGCCAGCAGCGCCAGACCCCCCAGAACCCCGCGACGGACAGCGCCAGCAGGCCGGCGGCAGCGCCCGCCTGCGCGTAGAGCACGTAGCCCACCGCACCCAGCAGCGACCACACGGCAAGGGTTGCCGCCGCGGCTGCCAGGAGTGCCGGGGGCAGGTCGGAGCGGTAGGCGGCGTCCCGAAGCTGGACCCCCTCGCCGGCCGCGCGGAGCAGGACGCGGTCCCATCCGGGTCCGCCGGGTTGAATCCGCCGGTAAAACTCCCGCAGCCGGCCTTCGTCGGTCGCCGGGGACAGGAAGGCGACGGCGACCCAGCACACCGTGGTCACGCCGACGCCCCAGAGCATCTGCTGCCAGGCGGGCGGCGGGGTGCCCGCGCGCCCCCAGAAGAAGAACAGCGCGGCCATGGCGAACGAAACCCCCATCGCCGTGATCTCAGCGGCGGCGTTCACCCGCCACCAGAACCAGCGCAGCAGCAGGAGCAATCCGGTTCCGGCGCCGATCTGCAGCAGCAGCTGGAACGAGCTCAGGGCGTCGCGCAGCAACAGCGCCACCCCGCAGGCGAACACCATGAGCCCGGCGGTCGCAAGACGGCCCATCCAGACCAGGCGTCGCTCCGACGCCCCGGGGTTCACGAACCGGCGGTACACGTCGTTCACCAGGATGCTCGATCCCCAGTTCACCTGCGTGGACATGGTGCTCATGTAGGCGGCGATCAGCGAGGTGACCACGATGCCCATCAGCCCGGCGGGGAGCCGTGTGAGCATCGCCGGGTAGGCGAGATCATGCTGCACGTACTGCGGATTCAGGTCCGGAAACGCCTGCCGGAGCGACTCCACGCTCGGATAGATCACCAGCGACGCCAGGGCGACGAGGATCCACGGCCAGGGCCGGAGGGCGTAGTGCATGACGTTGAACAGGAGTG is a genomic window of Verrucomicrobiia bacterium containing:
- a CDS encoding Na+:solute symporter; protein product: MHLSALDWTFMAAAFAVYLAIGLFVGRTAGKDYNSYFLSGRSMPWWLLGTSMVATTFATDTPNLVAGIVRQDGVFGNWVWWAFLLTGSTTVFLYAKLWRRSDVLTDIQFYELRYSGQPAAFLRGFRALYLGVFFNVIIMANVTLAAVKIGGVLLGLSPLQSIAIAAAVTLTYSLAGGLTGVLLTDLVQFVIAMVGSIGAAWYLVGLPEVGGLQALLARPELAPHLALIPDFTRVSPEVIVGVFLMPLLVQWWSAYYPGAEPGGGGYVVQRILAARNEHHAVGATLLFNVMHYALRPWPWILVALASLVIYPSVESLRQAFPDLNPQYVQHDLAYPAMLTRLPAGLMGIVVTSLIAAYMSTMSTQVNWGSSILVNDVYRRFVNPGASERRLVWMGRLATAGLMVFACGVALLLRDALSSFQLLLQIGAGTGLLLLLRWFWWRVNAAAEITAMGVSFAMAALFFFWGRAGTPPPAWQQMLWGVGVTTVCWVAVAFLSPATDEGRLREFYRRIQPGGPGWDRVLLRAAGEGVQLRDAAYRSDLPPALLAAAAATLAVWSLLGAVGYVLYAQAGAAAGLLALSVAGFWGVWRCWRRLSFR